In a genomic window of bacterium:
- a CDS encoding DHH family phosphoesterase yields MTFPETDIRCFRESLGNGARVLISTHIHPDADAIGSVLAAAEMVTGLGGAPAILLDDDVPIRCRILPGADNIISYPTGKPTERFRVGLIVDSGNLSRIGDVRDALEKDAVLFNVDHHLSNDSFGRVNFVDLQSASTTELLFSLCRELELPITPSLADNMFAGLLSDTGRFRYANVTPASLHVAGELVAAGARVTDITNALYFDLSVQDVRSMSEIYSTLEIFGDGRISMMFVRLEYLVEDPDCVVDLALSIRGVQTAALLSETRGDKIRVALRSRDGVNVARLAERFGGGGHAKAAGFRMCGTLESVRERLLPELLRAVGVGETTAALTEA; encoded by the coding sequence ATGACGTTTCCTGAAACCGACATCCGCTGCTTTCGTGAGTCCCTGGGGAACGGTGCCCGCGTGTTGATCTCCACGCACATCCATCCCGACGCCGACGCCATCGGCTCGGTGCTCGCCGCCGCGGAGATGGTGACCGGACTTGGCGGCGCCCCCGCGATTCTGCTGGACGACGACGTGCCGATTCGCTGTCGCATTCTGCCGGGAGCCGACAACATTATCTCCTATCCGACGGGGAAGCCGACCGAGCGGTTTCGCGTCGGACTGATCGTGGATTCGGGCAACCTGTCGAGGATCGGCGACGTCCGGGATGCGCTGGAGAAGGATGCCGTCCTGTTCAACGTGGATCATCATCTGTCGAACGATTCGTTCGGCCGTGTGAATTTCGTGGACCTCCAAAGTGCGTCCACGACCGAGCTGCTCTTTTCGCTCTGCCGGGAACTCGAGCTCCCGATTACGCCTTCACTGGCCGACAATATGTTCGCGGGTTTACTGTCCGATACCGGACGTTTCCGTTATGCCAACGTGACGCCGGCCAGCCTTCACGTGGCCGGGGAACTTGTGGCCGCCGGCGCCCGCGTAACCGATATCACGAATGCCTTGTATTTCGACCTATCCGTCCAGGACGTGCGCTCCATGAGCGAAATCTATTCCACTCTGGAGATCTTCGGTGACGGTCGCATCAGCATGATGTTCGTTCGGCTGGAGTATCTCGTCGAGGATCCGGACTGCGTCGTGGATCTTGCCTTATCCATTCGCGGAGTTCAGACGGCCGCTCTCTTGAGTGAAACTCGCGGAGACAAGATTCGCGTGGCGCTGCGTTCGCGCGACGGCGTGAACGTGGCGCGTCTGGCCGAGCGTTTCGGCGGAGGCGGGCACGCCAAGGCCGCCGGATTCCGAATGTGTGGAACACTCGAATCGGTTCGCGAGCGACTCCTGCCCGAGTTGCTGCGCGCGGTGGGCGTGGGTGAGACGACGGCGGCGCTTACAGAAGCGTGA
- the truB gene encoding tRNA pseudouridine(55) synthase TruB has protein sequence MTESDLILSVNKPIGWTSFDVVNKLRRALRWKAVGHAGTLDPPADGVLIVLCGNATRRSAEFMELRKEYRARIRFGLATNTDDLTGEIISHSGTEGWSRDAIRHAMREFVGEIAQVPPQVSAVKVGGKRSYAAARAGRSLELKPRTVVVYSFDLLTAAEPEIEVNLICARGTYVRAIARDLGARLGWGGTLSRLTRTAVGPYHVEHALTLDSVLKRSREFAPD, from the coding sequence GTGACCGAGAGCGACCTGATTCTCTCGGTGAATAAACCGATCGGCTGGACCTCCTTCGACGTGGTGAACAAACTGCGACGGGCGCTGCGATGGAAAGCGGTTGGACATGCCGGAACGCTCGATCCGCCCGCCGATGGAGTGTTGATCGTTTTATGCGGGAATGCGACCCGTCGCTCTGCGGAGTTCATGGAGCTCAGGAAAGAGTACCGCGCTCGAATTCGTTTCGGGCTTGCGACCAACACCGATGATCTGACCGGGGAAATCATTTCGCACAGCGGCACGGAAGGTTGGAGCCGCGATGCGATCCGGCATGCCATGAGGGAATTCGTCGGAGAAATCGCTCAGGTTCCTCCGCAGGTTTCCGCCGTGAAGGTGGGCGGAAAGCGATCCTACGCCGCCGCGCGAGCCGGCCGTTCCCTTGAGCTCAAGCCGCGAACAGTCGTCGTCTACTCGTTCGATCTTCTGACGGCGGCGGAACCCGAGATCGAAGTGAACCTGATTTGTGCGCGCGGCACCTACGTCCGCGCCATCGCCCGCGATCTGGGAGCGCGGTTGGGCTGGGGCGGCACGCTGTCGCGACTGACGCGGACCGCGGTCGGACCCTATCACGTAGAACACGCGCTGACGCTGGATTCAGTATTGAAACGTTCCCGAGAGTTCGCACCGGACTGA
- a CDS encoding bifunctional riboflavin kinase/FMN adenylyltransferase, translating into MAPLGLITTIEEKLELVAAMGVDQALVIHFDHGLSQMTAADFVQIVLKGRVGMRRIVVGFNHGFGRHRTGDRETLIAMSKNLNFTVDVVNPTHVGDAIVSSTRIRRLLADGKVTDVAETLGRYHSVKGVVVRGFGRGKRLHWPTANLGLIAPGKLCPLDGTYAGLANLQGETHPAAISMGFNPTFTEAKHSVEAHLIGFDRDIYDEEMEIEFVERIRGEKKFSGEAELSAQIANDVQAASQILKMRGLVRQIP; encoded by the coding sequence ATGGCTCCCCTCGGACTCATTACCACCATCGAAGAGAAGCTCGAATTGGTGGCGGCGATGGGCGTGGATCAAGCGCTGGTGATTCATTTCGATCACGGACTGTCGCAGATGACGGCCGCCGACTTCGTTCAAATCGTTCTTAAGGGCCGGGTCGGCATGCGGCGCATCGTGGTCGGATTCAATCACGGATTCGGTCGGCATCGCACCGGAGATCGCGAAACGCTGATCGCCATGTCCAAGAATCTCAACTTCACGGTGGACGTGGTGAATCCGACGCATGTCGGCGACGCCATCGTTTCCTCCACGCGGATTCGACGGCTGCTGGCCGATGGAAAAGTTACCGACGTCGCGGAAACATTGGGACGTTATCATTCCGTGAAAGGGGTCGTCGTGCGCGGATTCGGACGCGGAAAACGTCTGCACTGGCCCACCGCGAATCTCGGCCTCATCGCGCCCGGTAAGCTCTGTCCGCTGGACGGCACCTATGCCGGTTTGGCGAACCTGCAAGGCGAGACGCATCCGGCCGCCATTTCCATGGGCTTCAATCCGACCTTCACCGAAGCCAAACATTCCGTGGAGGCTCACCTCATTGGATTTGACCGCGACATCTACGATGAGGAAATGGAAATCGAGTTCGTAGAGCGAATCCGCGGCGAGAAAAAGTTCTCGGGCGAGGCCGAACTCAGCGCCCAGATCGCCAATGACGTTCAAGCCGCATCGCAGATCCTGAAAATGCGCGGACTGGTTCGCCAGATTCCGTAG
- the rpsO gene encoding 30S ribosomal protein S15, with amino-acid sequence MSITVDERKAVVEKFARAQTDTGSPEVQVALLTQRINHLTGHLKVHTKDKHSRRGLLLLVGQRRRLLTYLARRDIERYRRLIEALELRR; translated from the coding sequence ATGAGCATCACCGTAGACGAGCGCAAGGCGGTTGTCGAGAAATTCGCGAGAGCCCAAACCGACACCGGAAGCCCGGAAGTGCAAGTGGCTCTCCTGACGCAGCGAATCAATCACCTCACCGGACATCTGAAGGTACACACGAAGGACAAGCACTCACGCCGCGGTTTGCTTCTTTTGGTCGGGCAGAGGCGTCGTCTGCTCACCTATCTGGCTCGACGCGACATTGAACGTTACCGCCGCCTGATCGAGGCTCTCGAACTGCGACGCTAA